One genomic segment of Kordiimonas sp. SCSIO 12603 includes these proteins:
- a CDS encoding bifunctional 2-polyprenyl-6-hydroxyphenol methylase/3-demethylubiquinol 3-O-methyltransferase UbiG, whose product MLTGTGTSEQQKNTQVLNLIKESRTALAGGDLKGGLANLLTAFEIKPEDEIVQTVLFDLLSCTQGYVLPRTTTDKLAYIALQDNQNIQALAMVLRNQLAQDIDAKKLVSRLTTEPSIDFFTDETLDLIDTVFSDHLLQLVAAKTTCISEVLEDMITGLRKHSLALYYSENPHKQAILERLQVYLSITACQCFNTEYVFSFDDSELTLISRLLEDCSSAHEQAGNFEIILLANYSPILSTILSWDSSHIETLITEAKSISNWTLLLWQTIYSEPVKEQVSIQSIPVLDEISNEHSVGIADQYNSFPYPRWQTTKTVTPASLKALITELYGSDAPADFPAANLSTLYAGCGTGEQVLKTESMVTSEKALAVDLSKASLAYAQRVTQDHKLENVHYACGDILNAPSWDASFDLIVCTGVLHHMKDPLAGLQSLKSVSKPHSLFHLALYSTRARENVREIREYINAHNIPGNHAGIRAIREMIKDLPTDHKLKSLQETREFYSISGFHDYIFNIHEITYTPLEVKDLLASANLKLLGIDGDKSGVKNRYLTAFPDDPYMKNLDNWEEFEKQNPDCFSGMMHFWACHA is encoded by the coding sequence ATGCTTACAGGGACAGGCACCAGCGAGCAGCAAAAAAACACACAGGTACTAAACCTTATTAAAGAAAGCCGCACAGCATTAGCTGGCGGAGACTTAAAAGGTGGACTTGCAAATCTCTTAACCGCTTTTGAAATAAAGCCTGAAGATGAAATCGTACAAACGGTTCTGTTCGACCTTCTTTCCTGTACACAAGGCTATGTTTTACCGAGAACCACCACCGATAAACTGGCTTACATAGCCCTTCAGGATAATCAAAACATCCAAGCTTTAGCCATGGTACTACGTAATCAGCTTGCACAAGATATAGACGCTAAAAAATTGGTTTCACGATTAACCACGGAGCCGTCTATTGATTTCTTCACGGACGAGACCTTAGACCTCATTGATACAGTTTTCTCAGATCATCTGCTGCAACTAGTTGCAGCAAAAACCACATGCATATCCGAAGTGCTAGAAGATATGATCACAGGACTAAGGAAACATTCACTAGCTCTTTACTATAGTGAAAATCCACACAAGCAGGCCATTCTGGAAAGACTACAGGTTTACCTCTCAATAACAGCGTGCCAGTGTTTCAATACAGAGTATGTCTTTTCATTTGATGACAGTGAACTCACTCTGATTTCCAGACTTCTCGAAGACTGTTCAAGCGCTCACGAACAAGCTGGTAATTTTGAGATTATTCTTCTGGCAAACTATTCCCCTATCCTTAGTACGATTTTATCCTGGGACAGCTCTCATATTGAAACGCTGATAACAGAAGCTAAATCCATTTCAAATTGGACCTTGCTTCTTTGGCAAACCATATACTCTGAACCAGTAAAAGAGCAGGTTTCCATTCAATCTATTCCTGTATTGGATGAGATATCAAATGAACATTCCGTAGGAATAGCAGATCAATATAACAGCTTTCCGTACCCCCGTTGGCAGACCACGAAAACTGTAACACCTGCAAGCCTTAAAGCGCTCATTACCGAGTTATATGGCAGTGATGCCCCCGCAGACTTTCCGGCAGCCAATCTTAGCACACTTTATGCAGGCTGCGGAACGGGTGAACAGGTTCTAAAAACAGAGAGTATGGTAACTTCTGAAAAAGCACTGGCTGTAGATTTAAGTAAGGCAAGCCTAGCATATGCTCAACGCGTCACCCAAGATCACAAACTTGAAAATGTACATTACGCCTGTGGTGATATTCTCAACGCCCCAAGCTGGGATGCTTCCTTTGATTTAATCGTCTGCACAGGAGTTCTTCACCATATGAAGGACCCATTGGCTGGCCTTCAATCTCTTAAATCAGTTAGCAAACCACACTCACTGTTCCATCTGGCATTATACAGCACCAGAGCCCGAGAAAATGTAAGAGAAATCCGAGAATATATAAACGCTCACAATATTCCCGGGAACCATGCAGGCATTCGCGCCATCCGGGAAATGATCAAAGACCTTCCAACAGACCATAAATTGAAATCCCTACAAGAAACTCGTGAATTTTATTCAATCAGTGGCTTTCATGACTATATCTTCAACATTCACGAAATTACATATACGCCGCTGGAAGTAAAAGATTTGCTAGCATCTGCCAACCTTAAACTGCTTGGTATTGATGGGGATAAATCTGGCGTAAAAAATAGATATTTAACTGCTTTCCCAGATGATCCATATATGAAAAACTTGGATAACTGGGAAGAATTTGAAAAACAAAACCCTGATTGTTTTTCTGGCATGATGCACTTTTGGGCCTGTCACGCATGA
- a CDS encoding alkane 1-monooxygenase — MADTAATDYVDGKKWFWPLATILGFLPVASMWVYLQTGSEAWLWSSPLFFYVLVPIIETFFGEDENNPPREAIPALRDDPFYRWAAFSALPVSYLNWIVGAWFIATQDLSLNGYIAILVANGLMGAGALNTAHEVGHRRDKMSLFVARYLLCLCGMGHFRIEHNLGHHVQVATPEDSATAMMGETFYAFVLHELPGGYKRAWGIEKKRLAKKGKSAFSLENEVLQNTLITIFFYTALTAYFGWAILPYLLGGALLSNLMLSSANYVEHYGLMRAKRDDGRYERVQPHHSWNANHIVSNIMMFHLQRHSDHHAHAERPYQCLRHFDTSPQLPAGYFTMFMAAWNPPIWFKIMDPLVAEQMEGDMTKAYIKPSKREKIFAKYHKPESSLQAAE; from the coding sequence ATGGCAGATACTGCGGCGACAGATTATGTGGACGGCAAAAAATGGTTTTGGCCGCTCGCTACCATTCTTGGTTTTTTGCCCGTGGCCTCCATGTGGGTTTATTTGCAAACAGGGAGCGAGGCTTGGCTCTGGTCATCACCTCTATTCTTCTATGTTCTGGTACCAATTATTGAGACCTTCTTTGGTGAAGATGAAAACAACCCTCCGCGAGAAGCTATTCCTGCCCTAAGGGATGATCCATTTTACCGGTGGGCTGCTTTTTCAGCCCTTCCTGTATCTTATCTTAACTGGATTGTTGGAGCGTGGTTTATCGCTACACAGGACCTTAGCCTTAACGGTTATATTGCCATTTTGGTTGCCAACGGTCTGATGGGTGCGGGAGCTCTCAATACAGCACACGAAGTTGGCCACCGCCGGGATAAAATGTCCCTTTTTGTAGCACGTTACCTTCTTTGCCTGTGTGGTATGGGGCACTTCAGGATTGAACATAACCTTGGCCACCATGTGCAAGTAGCAACACCCGAAGATAGCGCTACAGCCATGATGGGAGAAACATTCTATGCATTTGTTCTGCATGAACTACCAGGCGGTTACAAACGCGCATGGGGTATTGAAAAGAAACGCCTAGCTAAGAAAGGAAAATCAGCATTCTCACTGGAAAACGAAGTTCTTCAGAATACCCTTATCACTATCTTTTTCTATACAGCACTCACAGCTTATTTTGGATGGGCCATTCTCCCCTACCTGCTTGGCGGCGCGTTACTCTCTAACCTGATGTTATCCAGTGCCAACTATGTAGAACATTATGGCCTGATGCGTGCGAAACGGGATGATGGCCGTTATGAGCGCGTTCAACCACATCATAGTTGGAATGCAAACCACATCGTTTCAAACATTATGATGTTCCACCTACAACGACATTCTGATCACCATGCCCATGCAGAACGCCCATATCAATGTTTGAGGCACTTTGACACGTCTCCTCAACTACCAGCAGGATACTTCACTATGTTTATGGCTGCGTGGAATCCACCAATCTGGTTCAAAATCATGGACCCTCTGGTCGCAGAACAAATGGAAGGTGACATGACCAAGGCCTATATTAAACCTTCAAAGCGAGAGAAGATATTTGCCAAATATCACAAGCCTGAAAGTTCACTTCAGGCAGCCGAATAG